One Bombus affinis isolate iyBomAffi1 chromosome 10, iyBomAffi1.2, whole genome shotgun sequence genomic window, tttttaaaaatttaattctcGGAGCGCTTAAGGATAAATGCGTTTTGCTTGTAACACATCAGATTCAAGtatgttttaaataaatatttataaaacttaattaatatatatatacttaattACAAATAACATTATATCCGAACAATTACAGTTCCTAAAGCATTCTAATCAAATTTATGTAATGCATAAAGGTAGAATTGTAGAACAAGGTACACACGATgaattgataaaattaaataGAGAATACGCTGCAATGGTAAACAGTGCACTATTAAAAACGAAGAATAGTTCAAAAGAGTATGcattttacaaataatttttagactatagttttcatAATTTTAACAATTACTTCTAATTTAATTAGTGAAACCTCAGTATTAACTAAGATAGATAGCAGAGAATCTAGTAATGATTTGGAGAAACAAACAGCATGCAGTTCTGGAGACAACAATGAAGATATTGCAATATCAAAGGAAATACATGGAGGGGGTATGTGTTAAGATTTATATCATCAATCTAAAAATATTTGTCATTTATGTTATTCATATTTGTTATCTAGGAGCAATTCTGACAACGCCAGAAAAAATGGGGACGGGTACTGTGGAATCGTACACGTATCATACATATGTGAAATCTGCGGGTGGTTATTTCGTAGCTCTTTTGGTATTTTTTACGCTCTTATTAAATGTTGGAAGTTCAGCATTTAGTACTTGGTGGTTAGCCATATGGATTAAAGCCGGTGGTGGAGTAaatatgttttctttttttaattggtATTTATGTTTCTTATTTTTAGTTTACGTTGATCTTTTTCATTTAAGAATGTCACTGATCCCAATACCAATAAAACTGTAACTTCAAACAATTTAAATGATAATCCAAACTATTCATACTATCAAGACATTTATATTGGCTGCATTGGAGTTATTTTGTTAACAAGTTTACTGCGTGGCTTGGCTATTATGTACGCTACGATAAAGGCTTCAACGACATTACACAATCAAGTTTTTAAGAAAATGATTAAATCAGCAGTAACATTTTTTGAAACTACTCCTATTGGaagaatacaaaatatttttagtcGAGATATTGATGAAGGTAAGACCTAAATATTTTTGGAATTAGTAAATAAatgtatttctttatttatttttttattgtagTGGACAATTACATACCGATTTCTGTGGAAAACATGGTACAGAATATTATTACATGTAGTTTTGCAATTATAGCTATATGTGCAATATTACCCTGGTTTTGTATACCATTAATTATTCTTGCGGctgttttcttttatattagcaaAATCTTTAGGTGAGattaatattctaaataagaatttatcatatttattaCTATCAAATGTAGCGAAAAGACAAATTTTTCAGAGTAGCAATGAGAGATTTCAAGCGAATAGAGAGTACCTCGCGATCTCCCGTTTTGAGCTTTGTTACAACCACTATTCATGGTTTGAATACCATTCATGCGTTCCAAAAGGGAAAAGCATTTGTAAACAAGTATGTTTCTTAAATTGAATCATGAATGAAGTATTGAAGAATGAAGAATTTGAAGGAGATAATACTGAATTACTACATTTTAGATTTGAGGAATTAATTGACTTAAACAATTTGTGCCTTTACCTATGTCAGTCTACCATGAGATGGTCCGCCGTGAGACTCGATATTTTAGCGATTATTTCCTCTTCCATTACTGCGTTTCTTGTAATATTGCTTAAAAACCAAATATCACCACCTCTTGCCGGTTTGGCAATGGCATACGCAATGCAAATGACCGGCGTTTTTCAGTATACTGTAAGATTAATGGCAGAAACAGAAACTCGTTTTATAAGTGTCGAAAGAATAAGTTACTACTTAAGGGTAAATAAAATTAGTACTTATTAGTTGCAacagtaattaataattaaattacatagcttaaaatatatttgttgcACCTTACAGACATTACAGAAGGAAGAAAGTTTTGGGAATGAACCTATAAATCCTTCAGATCAATGGCCTACTGACGGAAAATTGGAATTTCATAAAGTCGAATTAAAGTACAGAAAAGAACTGCCACCTGTATTGGataatatttcatttgttaTTAAATCTGGTGAACATATAGGTAATAATAATTTGATAACAGATTTACGATCATTATTTACATGATTATTTTTTCTGCGACGTAATGAATTTTAGGTATTGTGGGAAGAACAGGAGCTGGGAAAAGTTCTCTTATCGTTGCTTTGTTTCGATTAGTTGAAATTTCTAACGGAAAAATTCAAATTGACGGCATAGATATAGCAAAAGTGAAGTTAAAATTATTAAGGAATAAATTGTCTATAATTCCTCAGGATCCTGTTTTATTTAGTGGAACCATACGGCAAGTacatttaacaaattaaaaaataaacagagaagtaaatttgaatatttgagatTGAATAATATCTATAATTATATTGTAGATCAAATTTGGATCCTTTTGAACAATTTGACGATTCCGAAATTTGGAGTGTCTTAGAAAAAACTCAATTGAAAGAGAAAATTCAAGCTATGCCAGCAGAACTCAATGCTCCTATTGAAGTTGGAGGAAACAATTTAAGCGTTGGCGAGCGACAATTACTTTGTTTATCAAGAGCACTTTTGCGTAATGCCAAAGTATGATGTCAGCGAAAGTTCTTCGTATTAATTAATGCTTATTTcacttaataatttataattccatTGTAGATAATAGTATTAGATGAAGCAACTGCTGCTGTTGATCCAGAAACTGAAGTCGCTGTTCAAAATACCATACAAAACGCATTTTCCAATTCTACCGTATTAACGATAGCTCATCGTTTGAAGACTGTTATTTCATGTAATCGTGTTATCGTTATGAAGAATGGCCAAATAATTGAATTTGATGCACCATCTGTACTTTTATCCAATTCAAACTCCGAATTTTCGAAAATGATGGCCTCAACAGAGAAGAGCATAAAGGAAACTTAATCAATATTAACAatagtattatatttaataaatacaaacattaacaaattaaaaaaatgagtgttctttaaaatatatattaagcaCGTTTTAATATACgatttttagaaaataaaattaataatgaaaGTAAAACATTTCCTTTTTAATTATGAGAGAAGAAgactatatttttaaaataaatcgacattattcttttaaatatttcattaatgaATAATGCTTATCAAAATAAAAGTCTTTGTTATTTACAACATCGTCGATTCACGCGCCTTCGTTCACGATTTGAAATATTGATTTGTTTGCAATGATAATATTACTGCTCATGCTCACATCGAGCTTTCACTATCACTGGAAAGCCCAGAACTGAACCAAAAAATGATCACCGCCATGCCGCCAGCTTGTTGTTACTAATAAGATGTTTATTACACGTTAAAGCTTTATCGTTGTTTTATACTGAAATGTAGTCTATATGAATTGCCGTAAAGGCAATTTTCGTTGTCGTccaaattgttaaaaaaaaggTAGGATCAATTAATTACATCATTTTTATTAGACGCGATAATTATAGTaatgttaattaaaattatacattATGTACACGTTTAATTATGTTATAGCAATTTTAACTATTGTCTTTTTCATATATCAgtatcatatattatattttaattttcaacaTGTAATTATTTAACCATCATATTGCTGttgatttataataatataattgtttttataataatatcgaaagaattgttttttattattatttattgttattgatgtttatgtttattttgtaatattgtgTTATTCGCAATACTTTTCAATTATAGGCCTCACCATTGCGAACATAATTCCTATTATGATGCTGGGGCGCAAGCAGAGCCTCAAAGGGGAACCCGTCTTGGCCGATTATGGCCCAGAGGAGTCCCTCAATGAGAGCGCTGATATAGAATGGGTGAATAAGGTAAATCAGAACCACGTATATTCATTCCTGAATAAGTCAGATATTTATCGTTTCTTCTTGTAAACTGCGTgtacatttattaatattaattactaactAATTACTTGGTTGTTGTAGCTATGGGTGAGAAGATTGATGAGGTCTTGTGCTCTAGTATCTTTAGCTTCTGTTTGCTTAAATACTCCTAAAACTTTTGAAAAAGTTCCACCTCTTCAATATGTTACCTTTATTTGCGATTTAGTTATTACGTTTTTATTTACTGCTGAAATGATTGCTAAGATGCACATAAGGGGCATACTGAAGGTAATTCGTATAATATTGTAATTCTACATaacaatttacaaaaatttgacAATCATTTAGTTACAGAGGGATAAATCTTATTTAAAAGATCATTGGTGCCAATTCGATGGAAGTATGGTCATCTTTCTCTGGTTATctgtaattttacaaatgtttgaGATGCTAGGTTTCGATATACGACTCACTCCCATTTCGATATTGCGGGCACCACGACCCTTGATTATGATACGCTTCTTACGAGTCTTCCTTAAGTTCTCCATGCCGAAAGCTAGAATTAATCAAATTTTTAAGTAAGTATTTTGGAGACAAAAAATTCATTGAGCGTTTTATACTTACTGCGCTACTTGTGATTTCAGGCGTTCGAGTCAACAGATATATAATGTgactcttttcttccttttcttcatGTCTCTTTATGGTCTTTTAGGCGTTCAATTCTTTGGTGAATTGAAAAACCATTGCGTTCTTAATACTACAGATCCGAAGTATATAACTATAAATAGTTTAGCCATTCCTGATACTTTCTGTTCTACTGATCCCGAATCAGGATACCAATGTCCAGAAGGAATGACTTGTATGAAACTCCAATTGTCGAAGTACATCATGGGTTTCAATGGATTCGATGAATTTGGTAATGACAAATTTTACAGTATAAAACATTTCTTACAACCTTAATAAATAAGTAATGTACTTTACAGAAATAACTTTGGTTTTTCAGCTACTAGTATTTTTACTGTCTATCAAACTGCATCGCAAGAGGGATGGGTTTTTATCATGTACCGTGCAATAGATAGTTTACCCGCTTGGCGTGCGGTTCTTTACTTTAGTACGATGATATTTTTCTTAGCATGGCTCGTGAAAAACGTATTCATAGCCGTCATTACGGAAACTTTTAATGAAATACGAGTACAATTTCAACAAATGTGGGGTGTTAGGGGGCACATCAGTAACAATACAGCGTCACAAGTTAGTAATAAACTTTATAGtttgtaaaataattaattggACTCCACATATAACGtctctttttttttagataCTAACTGGTGACGATAATGGTTGGAAATTGGTAACTCTAGATGAGAACAAACACGGAGGATTGGCTTCTCCCATATGTCATGCAATTCTTAGATCTCCTCAATTTCGTATGGTGGTAATGTTCGTGATTTTGGCAAATGGAATCGCCACTGCGACGATGAGCTTCAAGCATGATGAGAAACCAAGGCATATGTACTATGACAACTATTACTACGCTGAAATCGCGTTCACCGTATTCTTGGACCTCGAGACGTTATTCAAAATCTGGTGTCTCGGCTTTCGCAGTTATTACAAGCATTCGATTCACAAATTCGAGCTGCTGCTGGCAATTGGTACAACCCTACACATCATTCCGTTCTTCTATCTTTCTGGATTCACGTATTTTCAGGTTTCTATATTCACTTTTGTTCAGCCCTAAAACAGATACAATTATatggttaaaaaaaaaagacagaatCAAAGTATACAATGATAAATTGATATGGTATTTTTTTGTGATTAGGTTCTTAGAGTAGTCAGACTCATCAAGGCATCACCTATGCTCGAGgattttgtatataaaatatttggtcCGGGGAAGAAGCTGGGCAGCCTCATTATATTTACCATGTGCCTGCTAGTCATATCGTCCAGCATTTCTATGCAGCTTTTTTGTTTTCTTGATTTCACGAAATTTGAAACATTTCCAGAGGTAAAAGATGTGATCAGATCTATACTGTAATCAAATTATACTGATAGAAGGTTTTTTAGGCATTTATGTCCATGTTCCAAATTCTGACACAAGAAGCTTGGGTAGACGTTATGGATGAAACAATGTTAAGGACACATGAAACAATGGCTCCTCTTGCTGCTATGTATTTCATTTTATACCATCTTTTCGTCACGCTggtaaaaaaaatagaaatagatttaGAGTTACTTTCTTCTTAATTGTgatgtaattaataatattatatcttttttatagATTGTGTTAAGTTTGTTCGTCGCTGTAATTTTGGATAATCTTGAACTGGACGAGGATATCAAGAAACTGAAGCAATTAAAATTCCGCGAACAAAGTGCAGAGATAAAGGAAACTCTACCATTTAGGTTGCGAATATTTGAGAAGTTTCCTGATAGTCCTCAAATGACATGTTTACACAAAGTGCCATCAGATTTCAATCTTCCAAAAGTAAGTATTACTTATTATCCTActgtgtatttttattataaagaaaatgggtaaaatgtataatttttatatttttaatttaggtTCGTGAAAGTTTTATGAGACAGTTCGTATTTGAAATGGAAACTGAAGAAAACGAAGGGGTcaagaaaataaatgaaacttTTGATTCAAAAATGATATATAGGAAACAACGTccagtaaaaattttaaataatccaCCGAAAGTGAGAAACGTTGTTACAAATCTTAAAAAAGCAGCTGTTATCTATATTATAAAGTGAGttattatatcataaaatgtTTGAACATTATTTAGAAGTCTTATGCTAAGTATACAATATGTGTACTGTTTTTCAGTGATTCAAATAATCAAAGATTATTACTAGGTGATTCGGCTATGATACCAGTGCCAGGAAAAGGTCTTTTAAAGCCACAGGGTACTGTCAGTAGTGCCAAGCAACTTCGTTTTGACCAGAAAAAGTAAGATCTTAAGTTCTATAAATAATTGCATAATAATGTATTACttaaagaatatttataaataataataattttgtaaatgaTCATTATAATAGATCAATTAGAAGAAGCGTCCGTAGTGGATCAATCAAGTTGAAACAGACGTACGAACATTTAATGGAAAACGGTGATATCGGAGGTATAAACAGAGTTAGCTCTTCTCGGAGTAGACCGCATGATTTGGACATTAAATTGTTGCAAGCTAAACGACAGCAGGCCGAGATGCGAAGGTAAGATGCAATAGTTTCTCCTCACTGGTTCGAACACTTACACTCTTTCTATTTCTAATTGAACTGCTTACCACATTGCACTTATGTAGAAATCAGCGTGAAGAAGATTTACGCGAAAATCACCCATTTTTTGACACACCATTGTTCGCAGTACCGCGTGAGAgtaaatttcgtaaaatttgCCAGTCGCTTGTTTACGCGAGATACGATACAAACGTAAAAGATCCATTAACtggaaaagagaggaaagttCAATATAAAAGCCTGCAGTAAGTGCTTTCAGTATAAGCATTGATATTTTAAAATGCATTAAACTATTGCTTGAAGTTCAAGACAAGGAATATTAATTATAGTCACATATATTTATACGCTTTGTAGCAATTTTCTTGGCTTGGTCACATACCTTGATTGGGTAATGATTTTTGCTACCACTATGTCTTGTATCTCTATGATGTTCGAAACACCACGATACCGCGTAATGGAAGTTCCGGCATTGCAAATTGCGGAGTACGGTTTCGTGATCTTTATGAGTATCGAGTTAGCTCTGAAAATTCTGGCAGACGGGCTATTTTTTACGCCGAAGGCCTATATCAAAGACGTCGCCTCCGTGttggatatttttatttatgtcgTACGTTGATAAAAAATCACTCTTGCTATTCGATATCTGATAAATTCAACGCTAATCCAGTGGTCGTTTAGGTCAGCCTCGTGTTTCTCTGTTGGATGCCGAAGAGCGTGCCTCCGAATTCCGGTGCGCAACTTCTTATGATCTTACGTTGCGTTAGACCACTAAGAATCTTCACTCTTGTACCGCACATGAGAAAAGTTGTTTATGAATTATGTAGAGGGTTCAAAGAGATCTTATTGGtaaataattctaattaaaagTTCAAACATGCAAATGTtttttgaatacataaaagCCGTTTGGCACTGAGTTCAGACAAAAAATGAATAAGAAGCTTTTTAGGTCTCTACTCTATTGATTTTACTGATGTTTATATTCGCGAGTTATGGTGTACAGCTCTACGGGGGTAGATTAGCTCGTTGCAACGATCCCACTATTTTAAAACGAGAAGATTGCGTTGGAGTATTCATGAGGAGAGTTTTTGTgacgaaaatgaaattaaatcctAGCGAAAATGAGAGCTATCCATCGATACTAGTGCCACGCGTTTGGTAGgcttattaaaaagaaaatgccAAATTTAAATGATTCTACAAAGGAAGAAGTTTCTAAGTAGATATTAAAATCTTTTAGGGCTAATCCTAGAAGATTTAATTTTGATAATATTGGTGACGCGCTGATGGCACTTTTTGAAGTACTCTCTTTTAAAGGATGGCTCGACGTTAGAGATGTTCTTATACAAGCTCTTGGTCCCGTAAGTCATTAACATTACCTTCGAGTACTTCTGTGATGATATTATGCAATGACTTTTTAGGTCCAtgctatttatattcatatctATATTTTCCTGGGTTGTATGATTGGTTTAACGCTGTTCGTCGGTGTTGTTATCGCTAATTATTCTGAAAATAAAGGAACCGCATTACTCACGGTCGATCAAAGACGATGGTAAAGTTTTAATTGAATATAATGGATTTCTCAAATGAAACGTTCAAATTGTAAACGAATATTTATTATGATTCGAATAGGTGTGATTTGAAAAAGCGACTGAAAATCGCACAACCGTTACATTTACCACCCAGACCAGATGGAAAAAAATTCAGGGCATTTATTTATGACATTACGCaaaatatctattttaaaagatttattgCGGTCATGGTGCTCATAAACAGTGCTCTTCTGTGTGTCTCTGTGAGttgaataatttttcattcattttcTATATGAACAACACACAAAAACACCACAACACCATAACatcgttttataaaattaattagcaAACTTTTCGCATACAAAAGAACATACTCGCAAAAGGACAGGATTCAATGACTGTTACCTTGAATCATTTGTTCCTTGCCGGCTACCATTAGACCGTGGTAAAAGTAAATCGACACAATATTTTTTTTGCGTTAATgaacctttttttattttttcccccCTTAAGTGGAGAATCGAGGAAGAACACACGGAAGCACTCGCTACGGTTTCCACGATTCTGACACTCATCTTCCTCGTGGAAgtaattatgaaaaatattgcTTTTACACCACGTGGCTATTGGCAGTCCAGAAGAAACAGATATGATTTGCTCGTGACAGTCGTCGGTGTTATTTGGATCGTCATTCATTGTACAATGAAGGTAGGTCGGTAATATTATTATCCAGTGATCGTTCGtttgtttaaaaataatataatgaccGTAATGACGGGAATACCTTTCTTGCAGAATGATTTGTCATATGTAATCGGCTTCATGGTCGTGATCCTTAGATTTTTCACAATCACTGGCAAACATACAACTCTCAAAATGCTGATGTTAACGGTCGGAGTATCCGTTTGCAAAAGTTTCTTCATTATATTTGGCATGTTTCTTCTTGTTTTCTTTTATGCGCTAGCTGGCACGATCATCTTTGGAACTGTAAAGTATGGTGAAGGTATAGGAAGGTAATGTTACGTATTTCAGTGCAATAAAATGAAGGAGTAATGTtaagattagaaaataattaaatggtGCAGGCGCTTTTTTCCCAATACAATCTTAAGAGAGACGATTATCATTTAGGCGTGCCAATTTTGAGTCACCTGTAACAGGCGTCGCGATGCTCTTCCGTATTGTCACAGGGGAAGATTGGAATAAAATAATGCACGATTGCATGATACAACCACCATATTGCACTCCAGCTGCTAATTATTGGGAAACCGATTGCGGCAACTTTCATGCTTccttaatatatttttgtactttcTACGTCATTATCACTTACATTGTTTTAAATCTTCTGGTGGGTAAGTACTAATCGACTTTATTGAATAGATACACTGGTTGTTTTGGAATGATTCTTTAAGGATGGTACcttgataataaatttattatctttCATAATAGCTATTATTATGGAGaacttttctctattttactcCAATGAAGAAGACGCTTTGTTATCCTATGCTGATATTAGAAACTTCCAGAATACTTGGAACGTTGTTGATAATCATCAGAAAGGTTTTATACCTGTGAAACGGGTACGCCTAAAAGAAAGGTCTTTACGGGCTTAACATGCTATTATAAATTGGCTAGAAGTAATGATATATTAGTTTGTTTTAGGTGAAGTTTATTTTAAGATTATTGAAAGGTAGATTGGAAACTGACCCACAGAAGGATCGACTTCTCTTCAAACATATGTGCTACGAATTAGAAAAGTTGAACAATGGTGAAGATGTTACCTTCCATGACGTTATCAAGTAAGTCCTTGTATCAGTAACAATCATTATTGTAAGAAATATTTTCCGACGACATGTTCTTTGCAGCATGTTATCCTATCGTTCGGTTGATATTCGAAAAGCCCTTCAGCTTGAAGAATTATTGGCAAGGGAGGAGTTTGAATACATTATTGAAGAAGAGGTTGCTAAGCAAACAATCAGAAATTGGCTAGAAGGTTGCCTGAAAAAAATACGTGCTAGTGGGGTAAGTTTATAAACaacaatttacagaaaattggatttaatttatacttttcaATTATAGAAGCAACAGAATAGTCTCGTAGCCGGTCTTCGTGCCAACACTGAACAAGTACAACAACAAGAGCATGTAGAAGAAAAAGGGAAGGAAGTAGCCAAAGAAGAAGAAACCGAAACAAaggtaaattttatttttaattaattgatactaagaaatatatatataatttttaataatattcattaCCAAGCAGGAGATTGATGCAATCAGGCACTGCAAAGCAAAGAAACCAGTAGTGCTTCCAAGATCTGATAGTATAGGTAGTGGATCaggaagaaaatatttaattccaaCACTATCAGATCCTGCTTCGATTAGATCTGAAAAAGACAAGAGTGCGGCACCTAAGAAGAAGAATAATAGACCACCacgtatgtatatttttatactttgtaTCTATATCCTTTTTATCGTGTTTTTCTCCAACGTGAGCTTTCCATTTGAAGCGGCGCCGAAAAATAATTTGCCACATCTCACAGAGAGCACCGAGCAAAGCCGACAGCAGCGGGAAGTTGTCAATGCAAAAGCAACTGTACCAAAACCTTCCAGTGTCATGCTAGAGGTTCGAGAATGGTGGAAGGAACAGTTGGCATACAGCAGTGAGTCCAGCGAAGACGAGGTTTAAGTAAACGCTTTTAAACGAATAGCCGCGGATATAAATTATAGCGCAGTACAGTATAAAAATGGAGCACATGCTTTTTAGCATCCTTGGTGAAAATGTGAATTAGATTAAAAATAATGCAAATACAATTTGTATTTCACTGTTGATTACATGTGCTTCGTTCTTAACTGTTTACACGAATAAAACATtgataaataagaagaaaaatataagtaTGTGCCTGAAACACCAGCGTTAAAGGTAAGGCATAAGTGAAGCATTTTTGAGCACAGAAAAGACAAGGTACAATTTCTGTAATCCTATCGGAAAAATATTGAAGTAGAATTATTtcttttgcatatttttcgaaTCTTATTTTTTACGTCGTTGTTTATAAAGTGAAAAATGTAGAGATATATGCAGAAAAATGATTTATATCCATTTTTAATCgttatttttatatagaaaatttTGCAATGCTGTATCgaagtattattttattactgcACGAGGGAATTGTATAATACAATTCttatttctaaattatttatcgtgttattcgatattatttttttttaagcaGAAGTTTATTCTTCCCCTCATATCTCAGTTTGCTATTGCAAATACTCAGGTTCTATATAGATTAATGTTTTGTAGAttgtaataacatattttaagatatatcgaatataattTGTTATTGTGTTATATATATTCTGTGTCAGTTATTGGTGTTGAAATGTGTAATTTGTACAGAATTATAGAATTAGATACAGTAGGTTTTATACAGCAAAAAGTTAAGCCATGGAAGTGCTAATTAAGAGTAATGAAATTAACGTTATTGAGAATAAGATGAGTACAATGAATTTAAATgacgattttttaaaaaaataaacaatttagttgttgaaaatttaatatatcgaATGTGAACAAAAGACGATCGAACGAAATTTGTTCATTTCCAATAGAAACATTACGTCCTGAAGGCCTGTATTATAACAATAAGAAAGTAGCTGATTATAAATGTTGTAGTATTTTTTTGTtgtgattatatatatatatctatttagTAAAATCCGAACAATTTGGTACATTCAAAGAtcataatttaattatacaaattgtGCGTATGAAAAAAAAGGCAATACCATTGATGTATATTCAAATCAAATGGTATTAGTCCTGTAAATACAAATCAACATACataatttcaaacaatatgattatgtaaaattaaatattatacagcAAGGTTTTTTAAAACTTGATCAGACAGTTCTAGAAATACCATATGTTCAAgataattacaaaaatttatgACAGCTAGTATACAGTGAAAATTTATGACGTTACTAATTTAAGAACTTTTTTAACGGTATAAAGACGCGGATAGAACAAGTTGTGTAAAAAATGCCTAAAtattagatacatatatatatatatatatatatttaaatgagACAGCACAACTATTTATATCTATGTGATATGGGttgattttatataaatatatatatatacaaaacaaAGACTTAGAAATATAAACAATATTGTTTACGATATTGTAATGAATGTTGATCACTGTTGCTAGTTTACGTGCCAATGTGCTGTACTGTAATATGAAAAGATAATAAATGTtgatagatataaatatttccAATTATATTAAACTCTCTCTTTATTTTAGAAAAAAGAGATAGATCAACCATTTTTATGAATTGTcaattatgaaaatataaaatgtatcaagtacttatacatataatataaattttaaatagtaAAAGTATAATTTAACCGGAATATAGATATGCACTAAAATGTTTTTTTAACGATAAATACATTCATAACAAATTTACAATTATCCTTAATCTAAAAAATACAGGATAACCTACAGTACCAAATACATTTTACATAAGGAAGATATTATCATCTGCGGCCATAATTTGATTTGCATCAGACATTTTATTAATTGCAGCGGTAATTTCGCTCGATGTAAATTCTTGACTTTGTTGAGTATTGATATATTCACGTACTGTTGATAATGAAAGTGACTGTGCCCTTTGTTGTTGGAACAACTTATGAAGAAGTGCTCTGAAAACCTTCAATCTGAAATCACAGAACATATATAACATTCAAATTTCTCTGACACGAATAACAGTTTGAAAACAATTAAACACACACCTTTCTTCAGTGATAGCTGCAGTAGTTTCTGATTCAACGGTTTGATCAGAATCTGGTGCT contains:
- the LOC126920822 gene encoding ATP-binding cassette sub-family C member 5-like isoform X3, producing MENKTDSPSGQSEDNEVQCINSERHNDASEGQHFLLPSRYSRSPKVPIEYIRRTNMSRYNPALRNLIPIRHRNQNKESMPADSAGLFSYIFYTWITPYIWEAYKKGIDITNLPRISIYESSKYNAHRLEILWQEEIGRHGPYLASFSSVAWRFMRTRICIAGFLLSCSTICGFITSMILMKKVLEHVQSPEEGTWLGIKWALLLTGCDLLRVVFFNWTWNTNIRTALRLKSACTTLLYKKIIRLNNLGNKSTGEITNLFTNDSQRLFDVVIYGPMIFSGPIIIICGISYILWIFSPIAICGILTFLIFYPCQYLISRLVGHFRSKTVVITDIRVKLMNEILECVKLIKMYSWEKYFSHKLLGIRKKEEYWLHKIVYFQSLAISLTPAIPVIAAIITFLAHLSTGSNLTAAQVFPFVTLLNSQFRSSFMFLQVALVNINESNITLNRFQDVLLLEEQICHISKPIVKSQAVAIANGTFVYENANLHTKKLKNVKEKKKVGSYLKTKIELEKLNEPSQETQYTEVLSDIKFGAAKGRLIGICGQVGSGKSSLLLAALGQLKMINGHILREGSCAYVSQQAWIVNATFKENILFGNQFDAKRYYQALTVCSLKEDLNMLPGGDETEIGERGINLSGGQKQRVALARALYANRDIYFLDDPLSAVDAHVGSYIFKNLILGALKDKCVLLVTHQIQFLKHSNQIYVMHKGRIVEQGTHDELIKLNREYAAMVNSALLKTKNSSKDETSVLTKIDSRESSNDLEKQTACSSGDNNEDIAISKEIHGGGAILTTPEKMGTGTVESYTYHTYVKSAGGYFVALLVFFTLLLNVGSSAFSTWWLAIWIKAGGGNVTDPNTNKTVTSNNLNDNPNYSYYQDIYIGCIGVILLTSLLRGLAIMYATIKASTTLHNQVFKKMIKSAVTFFETTPIGRIQNIFSRDIDEVDNYIPISVENMVQNIITCSFAIIAICAILPWFCIPLIILAAVFFYISKIFRVAMRDFKRIESTSRSPVLSFVTTTIHGLNTIHAFQKGKAFVNKFEELIDLNNLCLYLCQSTMRWSAVRLDILAIISSSITAFLVILLKNQISPPLAGLAMAYAMQMTGVFQYTVRLMAETETRFISVERISYYLRTLQKEESFGNEPINPSDQWPTDGKLEFHKVELKYRKELPPVLDNISFVIKSGEHIGIVGRTGAGKSSLIVALFRLVEISNGKIQIDGIDIAKVKLKLLRNKLSIIPQDPVLFSGTIRSNLDPFEQFDDSEIWSVLEKTQLKEKIQAMPAELNAPIEVGGNNLSVGERQLLCLSRALLRNAKIIVLDEATAAVDPETEVAVQNTIQNAFSNSTVLTIAHRLKTVISCNRVIVMKNGQIIEFDAPSVLLSNSNSEFSKMMASTEKSIKET